A genome region from Setaria italica strain Yugu1 chromosome III, Setaria_italica_v2.0, whole genome shotgun sequence includes the following:
- the LOC101786284 gene encoding metal tolerance protein 1 isoform X2: MESHNSSHHQIAEVKMDISPSASGAAGNKICRGAACDFSDASNTSKDAKERFASMRKLIIAVILCIIFMTVEVVGGIKANSLAILTDAAHLLSDVAAFAISLFSLWAAGWEATPQQSYGFFRIEILGALVSIQLIWLLAGILVYEAIVRLINESDEVQGSLMFAVSAFGLFVNIIMAVLLGHDHGHGHGHSHGHGHSHDHGHGDSDDHSHHEEQEQGHVHRHEHSHGSSITVTTHHHHHPSTGQHHDAEEPLLKHEAGCEGTQSAAKAAKKPRRNINVHSAYLHVIGDSIQSVGVMIGGALIWYKPEWKIIDLICTLIFSVVVLFTTIRMLRNILEVLMESTPREIDATRLERGLCEMDGVVAVHELHIWAITVGKVLLACHVTIAREADADQILDKVIGYIKTEYNISHVTIQIERE, translated from the coding sequence AAGTGAAAATGGATATCTCACCATCAGCTTCTGGAGCAGCAGGGAACAAAATCTGCAGAGGTGCTGCCTGTGATTTCTCTGATGCCAGTAACACCTCGAAAGATGCCAAGGAGAGATTTGCATCCATGAGGAAGCTTATAATTGCTGTGATCCTTTGTATCATATTCATGACAGTGGAAGTGGTTGGAGGCATTAaagcaaacagtcttgcaatcTTAACTGATGCAGCTCATCTTCTTTCTGATGTGGCAGCATTTGCCATATCGTTATTCTCTCTCTGGGCTGCTGGATGGGAAGCAACACCACAGCAGTCTTACGGGTTCTTCCGGATTGAGATTCTTGGTGCATTGGTCTCCATTCAGCTCATATGGCTGCTTGCTGGCATACTCGTATATGAAGCTATTGTAAGGCTCATTAATGAGAGCGACGAGGTGCAGGGCTCCCTCATGTTTGCTGTATCAGCTTTTGGATTGTTTGTCAACATCATAATGGCTGTACTGCTAGGGCATGACCATGGACATGGCCATGGACACAGCCATGGTCATGGACATTCGCATGACCATGGCCATGGTGATTCAGATGACCATTCACACCATGAAGAACAAGAGCAGGGCCATGTGCATCGCCATGAGCACAGCCATGGAAGTTCTATTACTGTCACcacccatcaccaccaccacccaagcACTGGACAACATCATGATGCTGAGGAACCATTGCTTAAGCATGAAGCTGGTTGTGAGGGTACCCAATCTGCTGCCAAAGCTGCTAAGAAGCCTCGCCGCAATATCAATGTACACAGTGCTTATCTTCACGTGATTGGGGATTCCATCCAGAGCGTCGGGGTCATGATCGGTGGGGCTCTCATCTGGTATAAGCCTGAGTGGAAGATCATTGATCTCATCTGCACCCTCATCTTCTCTGTGGTTGTACTGTTCACCACAATCAGGATGCTGCGCAACATTCTTGAAGTACTGATGGAGAGCACTCCCCGTGAGATTGATGCCACCAGGCTCGAGAGGGGGCTCTGTGAGATGGATGGTGTGGTTGCCGTCCACGAGCTTCACATCTGGGCCATCACAGTGGGGAAGGTGCTTCTAGCATGCCATGTAACAATCGCAAGGGAAGCTGATGCTGATCAGATCCTTGACAAGGTGATTGGGTACATCAAGACGGAGTACAACATCAGCCATGTCACCATTCAGATCGAGCGCGAGTAG
- the LOC101786284 gene encoding metal tolerance protein 1 isoform X1 — MMESHNSSHHQIAEVKMDISPSASGAAGNKICRGAACDFSDASNTSKDAKERFASMRKLIIAVILCIIFMTVEVVGGIKANSLAILTDAAHLLSDVAAFAISLFSLWAAGWEATPQQSYGFFRIEILGALVSIQLIWLLAGILVYEAIVRLINESDEVQGSLMFAVSAFGLFVNIIMAVLLGHDHGHGHGHSHGHGHSHDHGHGDSDDHSHHEEQEQGHVHRHEHSHGSSITVTTHHHHHPSTGQHHDAEEPLLKHEAGCEGTQSAAKAAKKPRRNINVHSAYLHVIGDSIQSVGVMIGGALIWYKPEWKIIDLICTLIFSVVVLFTTIRMLRNILEVLMESTPREIDATRLERGLCEMDGVVAVHELHIWAITVGKVLLACHVTIAREADADQILDKVIGYIKTEYNISHVTIQIERE; from the coding sequence AAGTGAAAATGGATATCTCACCATCAGCTTCTGGAGCAGCAGGGAACAAAATCTGCAGAGGTGCTGCCTGTGATTTCTCTGATGCCAGTAACACCTCGAAAGATGCCAAGGAGAGATTTGCATCCATGAGGAAGCTTATAATTGCTGTGATCCTTTGTATCATATTCATGACAGTGGAAGTGGTTGGAGGCATTAaagcaaacagtcttgcaatcTTAACTGATGCAGCTCATCTTCTTTCTGATGTGGCAGCATTTGCCATATCGTTATTCTCTCTCTGGGCTGCTGGATGGGAAGCAACACCACAGCAGTCTTACGGGTTCTTCCGGATTGAGATTCTTGGTGCATTGGTCTCCATTCAGCTCATATGGCTGCTTGCTGGCATACTCGTATATGAAGCTATTGTAAGGCTCATTAATGAGAGCGACGAGGTGCAGGGCTCCCTCATGTTTGCTGTATCAGCTTTTGGATTGTTTGTCAACATCATAATGGCTGTACTGCTAGGGCATGACCATGGACATGGCCATGGACACAGCCATGGTCATGGACATTCGCATGACCATGGCCATGGTGATTCAGATGACCATTCACACCATGAAGAACAAGAGCAGGGCCATGTGCATCGCCATGAGCACAGCCATGGAAGTTCTATTACTGTCACcacccatcaccaccaccacccaagcACTGGACAACATCATGATGCTGAGGAACCATTGCTTAAGCATGAAGCTGGTTGTGAGGGTACCCAATCTGCTGCCAAAGCTGCTAAGAAGCCTCGCCGCAATATCAATGTACACAGTGCTTATCTTCACGTGATTGGGGATTCCATCCAGAGCGTCGGGGTCATGATCGGTGGGGCTCTCATCTGGTATAAGCCTGAGTGGAAGATCATTGATCTCATCTGCACCCTCATCTTCTCTGTGGTTGTACTGTTCACCACAATCAGGATGCTGCGCAACATTCTTGAAGTACTGATGGAGAGCACTCCCCGTGAGATTGATGCCACCAGGCTCGAGAGGGGGCTCTGTGAGATGGATGGTGTGGTTGCCGTCCACGAGCTTCACATCTGGGCCATCACAGTGGGGAAGGTGCTTCTAGCATGCCATGTAACAATCGCAAGGGAAGCTGATGCTGATCAGATCCTTGACAAGGTGATTGGGTACATCAAGACGGAGTACAACATCAGCCATGTCACCATTCAGATCGAGCGCGAGTAG